Proteins from a genomic interval of Leptospira kanakyensis:
- a CDS encoding NlpC/P60 family protein yields MFVISNYRVILVGFIFLFFGVSSLSAQNLDSLVASVYNKQETLLIRNEIRKRLGDRANDPSIKEIVQSLRVWAAFESMPAPEFAEGVERFVILKDYGYTWEETEELIPYFITAKPNKKDIPYLGKFFKETAISKLPEDSILEILRVARAKQWSGASVLVAGRFVVLSRKKQENTNSTIKTLESVLPKQIQTLSDEKKSQFLNDWYKKEGQNIEPKDWEIVKADTIQVLSPNSSKDHFQKSERRTEIVWNEQGEWVKKERPRLDPNILFLEEQNSSTVQTTVGEKDKRKLVDPVGRNWIGTPYLYGGYSKRGVDCSGLTKSILTDSKIGMNEKTIPRSARDQAQIGKSVPRDKQQIGNLVFFSASPNTSKITHVGMVLENGNFIHASTSRGVVIQSLNEKWWKERYITGRDVFTGAK; encoded by the coding sequence ATGTTTGTGATTTCAAATTATCGTGTGATTTTGGTTGGGTTTATATTTCTTTTTTTCGGGGTAAGTTCACTATCCGCTCAAAACTTAGATTCGTTAGTTGCATCTGTTTATAACAAACAAGAGACCTTACTCATCCGTAATGAAATTCGAAAACGTTTGGGAGATCGGGCAAACGATCCTTCGATAAAAGAAATTGTCCAGTCACTGCGGGTTTGGGCGGCTTTTGAATCTATGCCGGCTCCTGAATTTGCGGAAGGGGTCGAAAGGTTTGTTATCTTAAAAGACTATGGGTACACTTGGGAAGAAACAGAAGAATTGATCCCTTATTTTATCACAGCGAAACCTAACAAAAAAGACATTCCCTATCTCGGTAAATTTTTTAAAGAAACCGCTATCTCAAAACTTCCTGAAGATTCCATTCTTGAAATTCTACGAGTGGCGAGGGCCAAACAATGGAGTGGTGCATCGGTTCTTGTTGCTGGACGTTTCGTGGTTTTATCTCGTAAAAAGCAAGAAAATACAAATTCCACCATCAAAACTTTGGAGTCCGTCCTTCCCAAACAAATCCAAACTCTCAGTGATGAAAAAAAATCCCAATTTTTAAATGATTGGTATAAGAAGGAAGGACAAAATATAGAACCTAAGGATTGGGAAATCGTAAAAGCAGATACCATCCAAGTTCTCAGTCCAAATTCTTCCAAAGATCATTTTCAAAAATCAGAAAGACGCACAGAAATTGTTTGGAATGAACAAGGAGAGTGGGTAAAAAAAGAACGCCCAAGACTTGATCCAAACATTCTATTTTTAGAAGAACAAAATAGCTCAACTGTACAAACAACTGTTGGCGAGAAAGATAAACGTAAGTTAGTTGATCCTGTGGGTCGAAATTGGATAGGAACTCCTTATTTGTATGGTGGGTATTCCAAAAGAGGTGTGGATTGTTCTGGTCTAACCAAATCCATATTAACCGATTCAAAAATTGGAATGAATGAAAAAACAATTCCCAGATCCGCCAGAGACCAGGCCCAAATCGGTAAGTCAGTTCCGCGTGACAAACAACAAATTGGGAATTTAGTATTTTTCTCTGCATCACCAAACACAAGTAAAATTACTCATGTGGGAATGGTTTTAGAAAACGGAAATTTTATCCATGCATCTACGAGTCGTGGTGTGGTCATCCAATCCTTAAACGAAAAGTGGTGGAAGGAAAGATATATCACCGGGCGAGACGTTTTTACCGGAGCTAAATAG
- a CDS encoding patatin-like phospholipase family protein, with translation MAKKRALVLSGGGARGAYQAGVLRYLEEIHWKPDIICGTSVGAINACAIGSGMNSSRLSELWLRLNQKNIMRYSVWNMLKGFFRRKYYPLVETYPLKKFIHENMDFTALNESKTKVIISAVNILTSELKFFENPGLRIEHILASSAIPMIFPWQMIDGEPYWDGGVMANTPILPALTHEASEIVVVLLSPVGGVQMMEAPETKDEALERLFELYLLGSYRSVEQGFEYRKAVMQGLTPIENFLLGLRTQFKNAKVSVIAPKRMLGLVSILNFKKEQAEILLRHGYEDAKEYFTSNQSSK, from the coding sequence ATGGCTAAAAAAAGGGCATTGGTATTGTCAGGTGGTGGGGCGAGAGGTGCCTACCAAGCAGGTGTTCTGCGGTATTTGGAGGAGATCCATTGGAAACCAGATATCATTTGTGGGACATCGGTTGGTGCCATCAACGCTTGTGCGATTGGTTCAGGAATGAATTCCAGTAGGTTATCTGAATTATGGTTACGTTTAAACCAAAAAAATATCATGCGTTATTCGGTCTGGAATATGTTAAAGGGATTTTTTCGAAGAAAATACTATCCCCTTGTGGAAACCTATCCCTTAAAAAAATTCATCCATGAAAATATGGATTTTACGGCCCTGAATGAATCCAAAACAAAAGTCATCATCTCTGCTGTGAATATCCTAACATCAGAATTAAAGTTTTTTGAAAATCCTGGTTTAAGAATCGAACATATCTTGGCTTCTTCTGCCATTCCCATGATCTTTCCTTGGCAAATGATTGATGGAGAACCGTATTGGGATGGAGGAGTGATGGCTAATACCCCAATTTTACCGGCGCTCACTCACGAGGCCTCTGAAATAGTTGTGGTCCTACTTTCTCCTGTGGGAGGGGTGCAGATGATGGAGGCACCGGAAACCAAAGACGAAGCCTTAGAAAGGTTATTTGAACTTTATTTACTTGGTTCTTACAGAAGTGTCGAACAAGGATTTGAATACAGAAAGGCTGTAATGCAAGGGCTCACACCGATTGAAAATTTTTTACTGGGACTGCGCACTCAATTTAAAAATGCAAAAGTTTCCGTCATTGCTCCCAAACGAATGTTAGGTCTTGTGAGTATCTTAAATTTTAAAAAGGAACAAGCGGAAATCCTTCTTCGGCATGGTTACGAAGATGCCAAAGAGTATTTTACATCGAACCAAAGTTCAAAGTAA
- a CDS encoding OmpP1/FadL family transporter produces MLNKIQIRNFLPILFLFPSFLFPSEPYHNVQGFYGERAAGLGGAFTAIADDPSGAYYNPAGLGFTYNDGISISASNFKDVKRSYINIDTPGQVYNQTHQGFDPNFIGLLKNFDRWKFAFSIVNTYNYSYNRVDQVNYPLVSTSINSTRNYTKERYNQLLVGPSAAYLLTDKLSVGATLYYLNDTKEVSRTQFQQFSDLSYVMRSYVDNRRTSGIMPVIGIQYQPIQKVSLGFSYRRIFVMGGNRLYNEVYADSTRRPGSSAIDFIEGTGNGASSIEAGVLTQKPKLTTSIPQTSEMRFGVAFFPTSRFLASFDMIHTSGYKSNRNQDEISTFGRRITYTINDTEIRELTRVSTTNFAAGMEYYLADTFSVLAGIYTNEPNTKPISWTESAVDLYLQNAYGNQVQVNSGDNSLIYKVARSGTNPRNEYSRNKGLSLGFSWVTSKSSVSVTYIREVGNGNSRIDPNSLSQTFEYSAHSVYIMVSSRN; encoded by the coding sequence ATGTTAAATAAAATACAAATTCGAAATTTCCTTCCGATTCTATTTCTTTTCCCGAGTTTTCTATTTCCTTCGGAGCCCTATCATAATGTCCAAGGGTTTTATGGAGAAAGAGCTGCTGGTCTCGGTGGCGCTTTCACTGCTATCGCCGATGATCCGTCAGGTGCTTATTACAACCCAGCAGGTCTTGGTTTTACTTACAACGACGGAATTTCCATTTCCGCGAGTAATTTTAAAGATGTAAAACGAAGTTATATTAACATTGATACACCGGGCCAAGTCTACAACCAAACCCACCAAGGGTTTGATCCAAACTTCATTGGTTTGTTAAAGAACTTTGATCGATGGAAGTTTGCATTTTCAATTGTCAATACATACAATTATTCTTACAACCGAGTCGACCAAGTCAACTACCCACTCGTTTCTACTTCGATCAACTCTACCAGAAACTACACAAAAGAAAGATACAACCAACTTCTCGTAGGCCCAAGTGCGGCTTACCTTCTCACCGATAAACTTTCCGTAGGTGCTACACTATATTACCTAAACGATACAAAAGAAGTTTCAAGGACTCAGTTCCAACAATTTTCCGATCTAAGTTATGTTATGCGTTCCTATGTAGACAACCGTAGGACTTCTGGTATTATGCCCGTCATCGGAATCCAATACCAACCCATTCAAAAAGTATCACTAGGATTTAGTTACCGCCGTATCTTTGTTATGGGAGGAAATAGGTTATACAATGAAGTGTATGCAGATTCTACCCGTAGGCCAGGATCCTCTGCCATAGATTTTATCGAAGGAACTGGGAACGGAGCCTCCTCCATTGAAGCGGGAGTTCTCACTCAAAAACCCAAACTCACGACTTCTATCCCACAAACATCCGAGATGCGGTTCGGAGTTGCCTTTTTCCCAACATCAAGATTTCTTGCTTCCTTTGATATGATCCACACTTCAGGTTACAAATCGAATCGGAACCAGGACGAAATTAGTACCTTTGGAAGAAGGATTACCTACACCATCAATGATACTGAAATTCGAGAACTCACAAGGGTTTCAACTACCAACTTTGCGGCGGGTATGGAATATTATTTAGCAGACACATTTTCCGTGTTAGCTGGTATTTACACAAACGAACCCAATACAAAACCCATTTCCTGGACAGAGTCCGCTGTAGATTTATACTTACAAAACGCTTATGGAAACCAAGTGCAGGTAAATTCCGGAGACAATAGTTTGATTTACAAAGTGGCGAGATCGGGAACGAACCCAAGAAATGAATATTCCCGAAACAAAGGACTCAGTTTAGGATTTTCCTGGGTGACATCGAAATCTTCTGTTTCCGTTACTTATATCCGAGAAGTAGGAAACGGGAATTCGAGGATTGATCCAAATTCCCTATCCCAAACCTTTGAATACAGTGCCCATTCCGTTTATATCATGGTTAGTTCCAGAAACTAA